The following are encoded in a window of Onthophagus taurus isolate NC chromosome 3, IU_Otau_3.0, whole genome shotgun sequence genomic DNA:
- the LOC111419594 gene encoding protein takeout-like, protein MKLKKVLVSNEMSYKIAFAFLCLFVSSFGKDLPPFIERCGLSDPKLRNCLVRSIQNAAPSIIVPFNIPFIEIKIGDGAKITLANSNYTAFKTMKVQDAGFDKETGEFYLKYIDAKMDAISYYEMDIKFLGSNIKGNGPLLLNFTDSFITYTTKLKVFTDKKGIERYGVEGGKTTFSPTGAKFDFQNLFNGNESLGKATNRLLNENWKDLFGILQPTFQQVLAGIMDNAFKKYLKYVPKNAVFLP, encoded by the exons ATGAAACTCAAAAAGGTTTTAGTATCAAACGAGATGTCATACAAAATCGCCTTCGCGTTTCTTTGCTTGTTTGTGAGCTCTTTTGGGAAAGACCTAC CGCCTTTCATAGAAAGATGTGgtttatcggatccaaaattaagaaattgcTTGGTTCGTTCAATCCAAAATGCAGCTCCTTCGATTATCGTTCCCTTTAACATACCattcattgaaataaaaatcggtGATGGCGCCAAAATAACTTTAGCCAATTCAAATTATACAGCGTTCAAAACTATGAAAGTGCAAGATGCTGGTTTTGATAAAGAAACAGGGGAATTTTACCTGAAATACATCGATGCTAAAATGGATGCAATATCTTATTATGAAATGGATATTAAATTCCTCGGTTCTAATATAAAAGGAAATGGACCTCTGTTGCTTAATTTca ctgattcttttataacatacACAACAAAATTGAAAGTATTTACCGATAAAAAAGGAATCGAACGTTATGGAGTTGAAGGTgggaaaacaacttttagccCTACAGGAGCCAAATTTGATTTCCAAAACTTGTTTAATGGAAATGAATCGTTAG gtAAAGCAACGAATCGCCTATTAAACGAAAACTGGAAAGATTTATTTGGGATTCTTCAACCGACGTTTCAGCAAGTTTTAGCCGGGATTATGGACAAcgcttttaaaaaatatttaaaatacgtACCAAAAAATGCGGTGTTTCTgccttga